A genomic stretch from Pseudomonas mendocina includes:
- the rpsU gene encoding 30S ribosomal protein S21 — MPAVKVKENEPFDVALRRFKRSCEKAGILAEVRSREFYEKPTAERKRKAAAAVKRHAKKVQREQRRSVRLY; from the coding sequence ATGCCAGCCGTCAAAGTTAAAGAGAACGAACCCTTCGACGTAGCTCTGCGTCGTTTCAAGCGCTCCTGCGAAAAAGCCGGTATTCTGGCTGAAGTTCGCAGCCGTGAATTCTACGAGAAGCCGACCGCTGAGCGTAAGCGTAAAGCCGCTGCCGCTGTTAAGCGTCACGCTAAGAAAGTGCAGCGCGAACAGCGCCGCAGCGTTCGCCTGTACTAA
- the dnaG gene encoding DNA primase produces MAGLIPQSFIDDLLNRTDIVDVVASRVQLKKAGKNYTACCPFHKEKTPSFSVSPDKQFYYCFGCGAGGNALGFIMDHDQLDFPQAIEELAKRAGMEIPREEGGRNSKPRQPTDSPLYPLLAAAAEYYKQALKSHPQRKAAVDYLKGRGLSGEIARDFGMGFAPPGWDNLRKHLGGDTLQHKAMIDAGLLVENAETGKQYDRFRDRIMFPIRDTRGRVIAFGGRVLGDEKPKYLNSPETPVFHKGQELYGLFEARKHNRNLDEIMVVEGYMDVIALAQQGLRNAVATLGTATSEEHLKRLFRLVPNVLFCFDGDTAGRNAAWRALEATLPNLQDGRRARFLFLPDGEDPDTLVRQEGTEAFRLRINQQAQPLADYFFQHLCEEADPSSLEGKAHLTTLAAPLIEKIPGNTLRALMRQRLSQITGLTSQALDELTPPSQATPTPSTPSGHDYPDYSDMPDSAFYEAEASHSDYMQPIPTPEFDSGNFKSKGKGKGEWRKEGGKWTKKGDFTPRQPRTAISVESPHLAALRTLLHHPQLAQKVEDVSHFAAEDDTYAQLLVALLGALQKNPNLRSLQLIARWHGTEQGRLLRAIAEKEWLISDDNLEQQFFDTINRLVDRQRERSLEHLLRKARQSELSAEEKDQLRNLLTRNSVGDIPRPTGA; encoded by the coding sequence ATGGCCGGCCTAATTCCACAGTCTTTTATCGATGATCTGCTCAACCGCACCGACATCGTCGACGTGGTCGCTTCGCGTGTCCAACTGAAAAAAGCTGGCAAGAACTACACAGCTTGCTGCCCGTTCCACAAAGAGAAAACCCCCTCGTTCAGCGTCAGCCCGGACAAACAGTTCTACTACTGCTTTGGTTGCGGCGCCGGCGGAAACGCCTTGGGGTTCATCATGGACCACGACCAGCTGGACTTCCCCCAGGCCATTGAAGAGCTGGCAAAGCGCGCCGGCATGGAAATCCCCCGGGAAGAAGGCGGACGCAACAGTAAACCGCGCCAGCCAACGGACTCACCGCTTTACCCGCTGCTCGCTGCAGCCGCCGAATACTACAAGCAAGCCCTCAAGAGCCACCCACAACGCAAAGCCGCCGTGGACTACCTAAAGGGTCGCGGCCTTTCCGGTGAAATCGCCCGGGACTTCGGCATGGGCTTTGCCCCACCCGGCTGGGACAACCTGCGCAAACACTTAGGCGGAGATACGCTGCAACATAAAGCCATGATCGACGCCGGCCTGCTGGTTGAAAACGCCGAGACAGGCAAACAGTACGACCGCTTCCGCGACCGCATCATGTTCCCGATCCGCGATACTCGCGGGCGCGTCATCGCCTTTGGTGGTCGAGTCTTGGGCGACGAGAAGCCCAAATACCTGAACTCCCCGGAAACCCCGGTATTCCATAAAGGCCAGGAGCTGTACGGCCTGTTCGAAGCGCGCAAGCACAATCGCAACCTTGATGAAATCATGGTTGTGGAAGGCTACATGGACGTTATCGCCCTCGCCCAACAAGGCCTGCGCAATGCCGTTGCCACACTCGGTACCGCCACCAGCGAAGAACATCTCAAGCGCCTGTTCCGCCTCGTGCCAAACGTCCTCTTTTGTTTCGACGGCGACACCGCCGGACGCAACGCAGCCTGGCGCGCACTGGAAGCCACACTGCCCAACCTGCAAGATGGCCGCCGCGCACGCTTTCTCTTTTTGCCAGATGGCGAAGACCCGGACACCCTAGTACGCCAAGAAGGCACCGAGGCCTTCCGCCTGCGCATCAATCAGCAAGCGCAACCACTGGCCGACTACTTCTTCCAGCACCTATGCGAAGAAGCAGACCCCAGCTCACTAGAAGGCAAGGCGCACCTAACCACCCTAGCCGCCCCACTGATTGAAAAGATCCCAGGCAACACACTGCGCGCCCTGATGCGCCAGCGCCTCAGTCAGATTACCGGCCTTACCAGCCAGGCACTCGATGAACTGACACCACCAAGCCAGGCCACCCCCACCCCGAGCACACCCTCCGGGCATGACTACCCCGACTACTCGGACATGCCAGACAGCGCCTTCTACGAAGCAGAAGCTAGCCACAGCGACTACATGCAGCCAATCCCGACGCCTGAGTTCGACAGCGGCAACTTTAAAAGCAAGGGAAAAGGCAAGGGCGAATGGAGGAAGGAAGGCGGCAAGTGGACCAAAAAAGGCGACTTCACACCTCGCCAGCCGCGCACCGCCATCAGTGTTGAATCACCGCACCTAGCCGCCCTGCGCACCCTACTGCACCACCCACAGCTGGCGCAGAAAGTCGAAGATGTTAGCCACTTCGCAGCCGAAGACGACACCTACGCACAACTGCTGGTCGCCTTGCTGGGCGCGCTACAGAAAAATCCGAATTTGCGTTCCCTGCAGCTCATTGCACGCTGGCACGGCACCGAACAAGGGCGACTGCTTCGCGCTATAGCGGAAAAGGAATGGTTAATTTCAGATGACAACCTTGAACAACAGTTTTTCGACACTATAAATAGATTAGTCGACCGTCAGCGTGAGCGCAGCCTGGAACATTTATTGCGCAAAGCGCGTCAAAGCGAGCTAAGCGCGGAAGAAAAAGACCAGCTGCGAAACCTGCTTACCCGCAACTCTGTTGGGGATATCCCGCGCCCAACTGGCGCATAA
- the rpoD gene encoding RNA polymerase sigma factor RpoD, which translates to MSGKAQQQSRLKELISRGREQGYLTYAEVNDHLPEDISDPEQVEDIIRMINDMGINVFETAPDADALLLAEADTDEAAAEEAAAALAAVETDIGRTTDPVRMYMREMGTVELLTREGEIEIAKRIEEGIREVMGAISHFPGTVDSILAEYNRVTTEGGRLVEVLSGYIDPDDGTLPAETAAPVPLKDGEAAEESDDEEADEEASDDEDEGDGGPDPEEAQRRFAAVAEALEAAKKALKKNGRSSKQGIAALNELADLFMPIKLVPKQYDTLVAHVRSALERLRAQERAIMQLCVRDARMPRADFLRLFPGNEIDESWADQLAKGKAKYAEAIGNLKEDIQRCQQKLIALEAETELSLAEIKDINRRMSIGEAKARRAKKEMVEANLRLVISIAKKYTNRGLQFLDLIQEGNIGLMKAVDKFEYRRGYKFSTYATWWIRQAITRSIADQARTIRIPVHMIETINKLNRISRQMLQEMGREPTPEELGERMEMPEDKIRKVLKIAKEPISMETPIGDDEDSHLGDFIEDSTMQSPIDVATVESLKEATREVLSGLTAREAKVLRMRFGIDMNTDHTLEEVGKQFDVTRERIRQIEAKALRKLRHPTRSEHLRSFLDE; encoded by the coding sequence ATGTCCGGAAAAGCGCAACAGCAATCTCGTTTGAAAGAATTGATCAGCCGTGGACGTGAGCAGGGTTACCTGACTTACGCGGAGGTCAATGACCACTTGCCGGAGGATATTTCCGACCCGGAACAGGTGGAAGACATCATCCGCATGATCAACGACATGGGGATCAACGTATTCGAGACTGCCCCGGATGCGGATGCCCTGTTGTTGGCCGAAGCCGATACTGATGAAGCAGCCGCCGAAGAGGCAGCCGCTGCACTCGCAGCCGTCGAAACCGATATTGGTCGCACCACTGACCCAGTGCGCATGTACATGCGCGAAATGGGTACCGTGGAACTGCTGACCCGCGAAGGCGAAATTGAAATCGCCAAACGCATCGAAGAAGGTATCCGCGAAGTAATGGGAGCCATCTCCCACTTCCCAGGTACAGTCGACAGCATTCTCGCCGAATACAACCGCGTCACCACCGAAGGTGGTCGCCTGGTTGAAGTCCTCAGTGGTTACATCGACCCGGATGACGGCACCCTGCCAGCCGAAACAGCAGCACCTGTCCCACTGAAAGACGGTGAAGCCGCCGAAGAAAGCGACGACGAAGAAGCCGACGAAGAAGCCTCCGACGACGAAGACGAAGGCGACGGCGGCCCAGACCCGGAAGAAGCGCAACGCCGCTTTGCCGCAGTAGCTGAAGCACTCGAAGCCGCCAAAAAGGCACTGAAAAAGAACGGCCGCAGCAGCAAGCAGGGTATCGCTGCCCTGAACGAGCTGGCCGACCTCTTCATGCCAATTAAGCTCGTACCGAAACAGTACGACACCCTGGTTGCTCATGTTCGCAGCGCCCTGGAGCGCCTGCGTGCTCAGGAACGCGCCATCATGCAACTGTGCGTGCGTGATGCCCGCATGCCGCGCGCCGACTTCCTGCGCCTGTTCCCAGGCAACGAAATCGACGAAAGCTGGGCCGACCAGCTGGCCAAAGGCAAAGCTAAATACGCTGAAGCCATTGGCAACCTGAAAGAAGACATCCAGCGCTGCCAGCAAAAACTGATCGCACTGGAAGCCGAGACCGAACTCAGCCTGGCTGAGATCAAAGACATCAACCGTCGCATGTCCATCGGTGAGGCCAAAGCCCGCCGCGCAAAGAAAGAGATGGTTGAAGCGAACCTGCGTCTGGTGATCTCCATCGCCAAGAAGTACACCAACCGCGGTTTGCAGTTCCTCGACCTGATTCAGGAAGGCAACATCGGCCTGATGAAAGCGGTGGACAAGTTCGAATACCGTCGCGGCTACAAGTTCTCCACCTACGCCACCTGGTGGATTCGCCAGGCGATCACTCGCTCCATTGCTGACCAGGCACGGACCATCCGTATCCCGGTACACATGATCGAGACGATCAACAAACTCAACCGTATTTCCCGCCAGATGCTGCAGGAAATGGGTCGCGAGCCGACCCCGGAAGAGCTGGGCGAACGCATGGAAATGCCAGAGGACAAAATCCGCAAGGTATTGAAGATCGCCAAAGAGCCGATCTCCATGGAAACCCCGATCGGCGACGACGAAGATTCGCATCTGGGCGACTTCATCGAGGACTCCACCATGCAATCGCCAATCGACGTGGCGACCGTGGAAAGCCTCAAAGAAGCCACCCGCGAAGTACTCTCCGGCCTCACCGCCCGTGAAGCCAAAGTACTGCGCATGCGCTTCGGCATCGACATGAACACCGACCACACCCTTGAGGAAGTCGGTAAACAGTTCGATGTAACCCGCGAACGTATCCGTCAGATCGAGGCCAAGGCCCTACGCAAACTGCGTCACCCGACGCGTAGCGAGCACCTTCGCTCCTTCCTCGACGAGTAA
- the tsaD gene encoding tRNA (adenosine(37)-N6)-threonylcarbamoyltransferase complex transferase subunit TsaD produces MLVLGLETSCDETGVALYDSEHGLLGDALFSQIDLHRVYGGVVPELASRDHVKRMLPLIRQVLEQAQRKPEDIDAVAYTAGPGLVGALLVGASCAQALAFAWGIPALGVHHMEGHLLAPMLEDQPPAFPFVALLVSGGHTQLVRVDGIGHYQLLGESLDDAAGEAFDKTAKLMGLRYPGGPEIARLAQDGTPGRFKFPRPMTDRPGLEFSFSGLKTFTLNTWQQCQAEGDNSEQTRSDIALAFQDAVVDTLTIKCRRALKQTGLNNLVIAGGVSANKALRQSLEKMLGELNGEVFYARPAFCTDNGAMIAYAGCQRLLAGQQEDLGIKVQARWPMEQLPAI; encoded by the coding sequence ATGCTGGTTCTGGGATTGGAAACCTCTTGCGACGAGACAGGTGTCGCGCTTTATGACAGCGAGCATGGCCTGCTCGGCGATGCGCTGTTTAGTCAGATCGATCTGCACCGTGTTTACGGTGGTGTCGTGCCTGAGTTGGCCTCCCGAGACCACGTAAAACGCATGTTGCCGTTGATTCGGCAGGTGCTGGAACAGGCGCAGCGAAAGCCTGAAGACATTGACGCAGTAGCCTATACGGCGGGGCCAGGGCTGGTCGGTGCGCTGCTGGTTGGTGCCTCCTGCGCCCAAGCCCTAGCGTTTGCCTGGGGTATTCCTGCCCTTGGTGTTCACCATATGGAGGGACATCTTTTGGCGCCGATGCTGGAGGATCAACCGCCGGCATTCCCGTTCGTCGCATTGTTGGTTTCCGGTGGACACACTCAGCTGGTTCGCGTGGATGGCATTGGCCATTATCAGTTGCTCGGCGAGTCGTTGGATGATGCCGCCGGGGAAGCTTTTGATAAAACCGCCAAGCTGATGGGGTTGCGTTATCCGGGGGGGCCTGAAATTGCTCGTCTGGCTCAGGACGGCACGCCGGGGCGCTTTAAGTTTCCGCGTCCAATGACGGATCGTCCGGGCCTGGAGTTCAGTTTTAGTGGTTTGAAGACGTTCACTCTGAATACCTGGCAGCAGTGTCAGGCTGAAGGGGATAACAGTGAGCAAACCCGCAGCGACATTGCTTTGGCCTTCCAAGATGCGGTGGTCGATACGCTGACGATCAAGTGCCGACGTGCACTTAAACAGACCGGATTAAATAATCTAGTGATCGCTGGCGGTGTGAGCGCCAACAAGGCGCTGCGGCAGTCTCTGGAAAAGATGCTCGGTGAGTTGAACGGTGAAGTGTTCTACGCGCGTCCGGCGTTTTGTACAGATAACGGCGCGATGATCGCTTACGCGGGCTGTCAGCGGCTGCTGGCCGGGCAGCAGGAAGATTTGGGGATCAAGGTTCAGGCACGTTGGCCAATGGAGCAGTTGCCGGCTATTTGA